A DNA window from Guyparkeria halophila contains the following coding sequences:
- a CDS encoding LLM class flavin-dependent oxidoreductase, producing the protein MTAFSILDLAPITEGSDARTALANSVDLARHAEELGYRRYWLAEHHNMPGIASAATALVIGQVAAATQRIRVGAGGIMLPNHSPLVVAEQFGTLETLYPGRIDLGLGRAPGTDQTTARALRREGSDPNRFPDDVAEVLALLDDPEPGQAVRAIPGAGTRVPVWILGSSLFGAQLAAALGLPYAFASHFAPGELMPALAHYREHFRPSRFLERPYAMVGFNAYVADTDEQARFHASSMEQSFVALRQGRPGPIPPPVANYRERADRFERLVVERTMACSAIGSPETVESEIDRFLKATEADELIVTNSSFDHAARCRSYELLAGVRNRIAAKDEMA; encoded by the coding sequence ATGACAGCCTTCTCGATCCTCGATCTCGCCCCGATCACCGAGGGGTCGGATGCCCGCACGGCGCTCGCCAACAGCGTGGACCTGGCCCGGCACGCCGAGGAACTCGGTTATCGGCGTTACTGGCTGGCCGAGCATCACAACATGCCCGGCATCGCCAGTGCGGCCACTGCGCTCGTGATCGGGCAGGTGGCCGCGGCGACCCAGCGCATCCGCGTCGGTGCCGGCGGCATCATGCTGCCCAACCACTCGCCGCTGGTGGTGGCCGAGCAATTCGGCACGCTCGAGACCCTTTACCCCGGTCGGATCGATCTGGGGTTGGGACGCGCGCCGGGCACTGACCAGACCACCGCCCGCGCCCTGCGCCGCGAGGGCAGCGACCCAAATCGCTTTCCCGACGACGTGGCCGAGGTGCTGGCCTTGCTGGACGATCCCGAGCCGGGACAGGCCGTGCGCGCGATCCCCGGGGCGGGGACCCGCGTGCCGGTGTGGATCCTCGGTTCGAGTCTGTTCGGCGCACAGCTCGCCGCGGCCCTGGGGCTGCCATACGCCTTCGCCTCGCACTTCGCCCCGGGCGAGCTGATGCCGGCGCTGGCCCATTACCGCGAGCACTTCCGGCCGTCGCGCTTTCTCGAACGGCCCTACGCGATGGTGGGTTTTAACGCCTACGTGGCGGACACGGACGAACAGGCGCGTTTTCACGCCAGTTCCATGGAGCAGTCCTTCGTCGCCCTGCGACAGGGACGGCCCGGCCCGATCCCGCCGCCAGTCGCCAACTATCGCGAGCGGGCCGATCGCTTCGAGCGGTTGGTGGTCGAGCGCACCATGGCCTGCTCGGCGATCGGCTCGCCCGAGACGGTCGAATCGGAGATCGACCGGTTTCTCAAGGCGACCGAGGCCGACGAGCTGATCGTCACCAACTCGAGCTTCGATCACGCCGCGCGCTGCCGTTCCTACGAGTTGCTGGCCGGGGTGCGCAATCGCATTGCCGCGAAGGACGAAATGGCATGA
- the thpR gene encoding RNA 2',3'-cyclic phosphodiesterase produces MSQKGDQGKTPQKRVFLALWPDESTRGALHHLARGLDVGGRPVPRAHLHLTLAFPGSIEAARADCLAARLPSLHFEPIPILLDRAGQFHGPRVAWAGPSRSPEALDQLAARARGLCLACGVESDDRPFEPHVSLRRHARPPACQELVEPIHWFADTLALIESGNNGHPGPYRLLARWPAE; encoded by the coding sequence ATGAGCCAGAAGGGCGATCAGGGCAAGACTCCGCAGAAGCGGGTGTTTCTCGCCCTGTGGCCGGACGAGTCCACCCGCGGGGCACTGCATCATCTGGCGCGCGGGCTGGATGTCGGCGGCCGGCCGGTGCCGCGGGCGCACCTGCATCTGACGCTCGCCTTCCCGGGCAGCATCGAGGCGGCCCGGGCCGACTGCCTGGCCGCGCGGTTGCCCAGCCTGCATTTCGAGCCGATCCCGATCCTGCTGGACCGCGCCGGTCAATTCCACGGTCCCCGGGTGGCATGGGCGGGGCCGAGCCGTTCTCCCGAGGCACTCGATCAGCTGGCTGCACGGGCCCGCGGTCTGTGCCTCGCCTGCGGGGTGGAGAGCGACGACCGACCGTTCGAGCCGCACGTCAGCCTGCGCCGCCATGCCCGGCCACCGGCCTGTCAGGAACTGGTGGAGCCGATCCACTGGTTCGCCGACACCCTGGCGCTGATCGAGTCGGGCAACAATGGCCATCCCGGTCCCTACCGACTGCTGGCGCGCTGGCCGGCGGAGTGA
- a CDS encoding molybdopterin molybdotransferase MoeA → MTRCSCAIASPSVDEALAALIDTAPTLDTTEVALHAALGRTLARTIRAPRAYPPFNRAMMDGYAARHAELGDGNPGNAAALRVRPASDSDHSAPHPLPAGHCAAIATGAPLPPGADVVLRRERVNVSAGWLHVIEPASPWADCETVGAVAMPGAPILSSGTILTAGHLSLAARHGLATLPVRRAPRVAVLVTGDELIPPGEPCPPGSIHDSNSILLQATLTRLGAEVVGPAAPLADHLPTLEAAVRRQLADADVVCLIGGSSVGTRDFGRALLTRVGTTLFEGVSMRPGRPTSAAATPDGKLVIALPGRPAALLTALQVLVRPLLEAMQSSAAATPAPCARLVSPIGPMNAARYLPVRLECRDGTWWTLEQDVEAEYADALAVIPAHRTLDASTPVNLIALR, encoded by the coding sequence ATGACCCGCTGCTCCTGTGCCATCGCCAGCCCGAGCGTGGATGAGGCGCTCGCGGCCCTGATCGACACCGCGCCGACGCTCGACACGACCGAGGTGGCGCTACACGCGGCGCTCGGACGGACCCTTGCCCGAACGATCCGCGCCCCGCGCGCCTACCCGCCGTTCAATCGCGCCATGATGGACGGCTATGCCGCCCGGCACGCCGAACTCGGCGACGGCAATCCCGGCAACGCAGCCGCCCTGAGGGTCCGGCCGGCGAGCGACTCGGACCACAGCGCGCCACACCCCCTCCCGGCCGGGCACTGTGCCGCCATCGCGACCGGCGCACCACTGCCGCCAGGTGCCGACGTAGTGCTGCGCCGCGAACGCGTGAACGTGTCGGCCGGCTGGCTGCACGTCATCGAGCCGGCATCCCCCTGGGCCGACTGCGAGACCGTCGGCGCGGTCGCCATGCCGGGCGCCCCGATCCTGTCGTCCGGCACCATACTGACGGCGGGTCATCTCTCGCTCGCCGCCCGGCACGGCCTGGCCACCCTGCCGGTGCGCCGCGCGCCTCGGGTGGCCGTGCTGGTAACCGGCGACGAGCTGATCCCGCCCGGCGAACCCTGCCCGCCAGGCAGCATTCACGACAGCAACAGCATTCTCCTGCAGGCAACGCTGACCCGCCTGGGAGCCGAGGTCGTCGGACCAGCCGCCCCGCTGGCCGATCACCTGCCCACGCTCGAGGCGGCGGTTCGCCGTCAACTCGCCGATGCGGACGTGGTGTGCCTCATTGGTGGCAGTTCGGTCGGCACTCGCGACTTCGGCCGCGCCCTTCTCACCCGCGTGGGCACCACACTGTTCGAAGGCGTGTCCATGCGACCCGGACGCCCCACCAGTGCCGCCGCGACGCCCGACGGCAAGCTCGTGATCGCCTTGCCCGGTCGCCCCGCCGCCCTGCTCACCGCACTGCAGGTTCTGGTCCGCCCCCTGCTGGAGGCGATGCAGAGTTCGGCGGCCGCGACCCCGGCCCCCTGTGCCCGACTGGTCAGTCCCATCGGCCCCATGAACGCCGCCCGCTATCTCCCCGTTCGACTCGAGTGTCGTGATGGCACCTGGTGGACCCTCGAGCAGGACGTCGAGGCGGAGTACGCCGACGCCCTCGCGGTTATTCCCGCCCACCGCACTCTTGATGCCTCCACGCCCGTCAACCTGATTGCGCTGCGCTGA
- a CDS encoding PAS domain S-box protein has protein sequence MSKRGSLFGLMSRGRIPYGQILEKSVDAVVIIDGNNEVVFFNPAAEKLWGYDADSVIGRNVKMLVPQAHQDKHDGYIDRHRKTGENRLVDGTVELDLPHASGREVPISLSLFGIEIHGDQGYVAFARDISEEKDLREQMSQTLEQAADAVVTIDEHNRVSFFNAAAEQLWGYDRDEVIGENVRMLVPERHQANHDDYVNRNRRTGEDRLVGQSLELDSQRKNGEKFWLNLSLSKTVLKDRTIYTAFARDITEQVEQREKMRLLSLVADETNNSVIITDADGRIEYVNRGFTSLTGYETEEVLGQRPGDLLQGSDTDPADVERVRQGLASGEPFYEEILNYDKWGEPYWISLVVNPVRDERGRVARYISIQANITDRKRDNIENEVKLEAIRRTQAVVELDADGAPLSCNPVLIDWLRVDNERKALERARIREQVKDADWKKLAARSSITNTLSLSRSDGEALDLEVMLNPVVDESGNLVKLIAYGTDVSERNRMVEHTRSALEGVLDRIGGIVRSIDGIADQTNLLSLNAAIEAARAGPHGRGFAVVAEEVRALAKRSSVSVGEIGELLAQTRHTTDELSDWIGGSRERPTEADRRTGRPESRPVVAREGVERADRKAS, from the coding sequence ATGAGCAAACGCGGATCGCTGTTCGGTCTGATGTCACGCGGCCGGATTCCGTATGGTCAGATCCTCGAGAAGTCAGTCGATGCGGTGGTCATCATCGATGGCAACAACGAGGTGGTCTTTTTCAATCCCGCCGCCGAGAAACTCTGGGGTTACGACGCCGACTCGGTGATCGGTCGCAACGTCAAGATGCTGGTTCCCCAGGCGCATCAGGACAAGCACGACGGGTACATCGACCGGCACCGCAAGACGGGTGAAAACCGCCTGGTCGACGGCACCGTCGAGCTGGACCTGCCGCATGCCAGCGGCCGGGAGGTCCCCATCAGCCTGTCGTTGTTCGGCATAGAGATACACGGCGATCAGGGCTATGTCGCCTTCGCGCGGGACATCAGCGAGGAAAAGGACCTGCGGGAACAGATGTCGCAGACACTGGAGCAGGCCGCTGACGCGGTGGTCACGATTGACGAGCACAATCGCGTCTCGTTCTTCAACGCGGCGGCGGAGCAGCTGTGGGGCTACGACCGGGACGAGGTAATCGGCGAAAACGTGCGCATGCTGGTGCCCGAGCGTCACCAGGCCAACCACGACGACTACGTCAATCGCAATCGGCGCACGGGCGAGGACCGACTGGTGGGCCAATCGCTGGAGCTGGATTCGCAGCGCAAGAACGGCGAGAAATTCTGGTTGAATCTTTCCCTGTCGAAGACGGTGTTGAAGGATCGCACCATCTATACCGCGTTCGCCCGCGATATCACCGAGCAGGTCGAGCAGCGCGAGAAAATGCGGCTGCTCTCGCTGGTCGCCGACGAAACCAACAACTCGGTCATCATTACCGATGCGGATGGCCGGATCGAATACGTCAACCGCGGCTTTACCAGTCTGACCGGCTACGAAACCGAGGAGGTGTTGGGGCAAAGGCCGGGCGATCTGCTGCAGGGGAGCGACACGGACCCGGCTGACGTCGAACGGGTGCGCCAGGGCTTGGCCAGTGGCGAGCCGTTCTACGAAGAGATACTCAACTACGACAAGTGGGGCGAGCCCTACTGGATCTCGCTGGTGGTCAATCCCGTGCGCGACGAACGGGGGCGGGTCGCCCGTTATATCTCGATCCAGGCCAACATCACGGACCGCAAGCGAGACAACATCGAGAACGAGGTGAAGCTCGAGGCGATTCGTCGAACCCAGGCGGTGGTGGAGTTGGATGCCGACGGCGCGCCGCTGTCCTGCAACCCGGTCCTGATCGACTGGTTGAGGGTCGACAACGAGCGCAAGGCACTCGAACGGGCCCGGATACGCGAGCAGGTTAAGGATGCCGACTGGAAGAAGCTCGCCGCCCGATCCTCGATTACCAATACGCTAAGCCTGTCGCGGTCGGATGGCGAGGCGCTGGACCTCGAGGTGATGCTCAACCCGGTGGTGGACGAGAGCGGCAACCTGGTGAAGCTGATCGCCTACGGCACGGATGTCTCCGAGCGGAATCGCATGGTCGAACATACGCGCTCGGCCCTGGAAGGCGTGCTCGACCGAATCGGTGGGATTGTCAGGTCGATCGACGGTATTGCCGATCAAACCAACCTGCTTTCCTTGAACGCGGCGATCGAGGCGGCGCGAGCGGGGCCGCATGGGCGCGGGTTCGCCGTCGTGGCCGAGGAAGTCCGTGCGCTGGCCAAGCGGTCCTCGGTCTCGGTCGGTGAGATCGGCGAGTTGCTGGCGCAAACGCGACATACCACGGACGAACTGTCGGACTGGATTGGCGGTTCGCGCGAGAGGCCCACTGAGGCCGATCGACGCACCGGCAGACCCGAGTCCCGCCCGGTGGTGGCCCGCGAGGGCGTCGAGCGGGCTGACAGGAAGGCATCCTGA
- a CDS encoding NTP transferase domain-containing protein, whose protein sequence is MNDLSLQPETKLSALVLAGGASRRMDGRDKGLEPFLGQPMVSHVIESLAPSVDELVIVANRNLEAYRRLGHTTIRDPGGIRRGPAAAVHAANARLRHDWVLLAPCDMPRYRALWPARLVARQRATGAPVVIAHDGERLQPGIALFHGPTLRQDLVGPVPSRLTDLLTGGPHACCDLADDREAFLNVNTPTELFQSVAMPDMGRTRP, encoded by the coding sequence GTGAATGACTTATCGCTCCAGCCCGAAACGAAACTGAGCGCGCTGGTGCTCGCCGGCGGCGCCAGCCGCCGCATGGACGGACGCGACAAGGGGCTCGAGCCGTTTCTCGGCCAGCCGATGGTCAGCCACGTGATCGAGTCCCTGGCACCATCCGTCGACGAGCTGGTCATCGTCGCCAACCGCAACCTGGAGGCGTATCGCCGCCTCGGCCACACCACGATCCGCGATCCGGGCGGCATACGTCGCGGGCCCGCCGCAGCGGTACACGCCGCGAACGCGAGGCTGCGACACGACTGGGTGCTGCTCGCCCCCTGCGACATGCCCCGCTACCGCGCTCTGTGGCCCGCCCGGCTGGTGGCCCGCCAGCGCGCCACCGGCGCGCCAGTGGTGATCGCACACGACGGCGAACGCCTGCAGCCCGGAATCGCCCTGTTCCACGGGCCCACCCTGCGACAGGATCTGGTCGGTCCGGTGCCGTCACGACTCACCGACCTGCTCACCGGCGGCCCACATGCCTGTTGCGATCTCGCCGACGACCGCGAGGCCTTCCTCAACGTCAACACCCCGACCGAGCTGTTCCAATCAGTGGCCATGCCCGACATGGGGAGGACGAGACCATGA
- the ligD gene encoding non-homologous end-joining DNA ligase, with translation MANWQTRLDEAEQAKLERASMPDWTAPMLATLTDERFSSPDWLYERKLDGERCLVFRDGNGARLLSRNQKELNDTYPELIEPLEAACDRPFIADGEIVAFEGNLTSFSRLQQRIGFTDPDKARAAGVPVVLYLFDLLYLDGSLLDALPLRRRKAILRSELAFEDPLRFTSHRNEDGESLFKEACRKGWEGLIAKRADAPYHHGRSRDWLKFKCVNQQELVIVGFTDPQGERHGFGALLLGYYEDDELCYAGKVGTGFDDQTLTNLHAKLTKRERDTSPLADGPHEKSTHWVTPELVAEVGFTEWTGDGRLRHPRFLGLRDDKPATAVHRERPAG, from the coding sequence ATGGCGAACTGGCAGACACGACTCGACGAGGCCGAACAGGCGAAGCTCGAACGCGCGAGCATGCCCGACTGGACCGCGCCGATGCTCGCGACACTCACCGACGAGCGCTTCTCCTCGCCCGACTGGCTCTACGAACGCAAGCTCGACGGCGAGCGTTGCCTGGTGTTCCGCGATGGCAACGGCGCACGACTGCTGTCGCGCAACCAGAAAGAGCTGAACGACACCTACCCGGAACTGATCGAACCGCTCGAGGCGGCCTGCGACCGGCCGTTCATCGCCGACGGCGAGATCGTGGCCTTCGAGGGCAACCTGACCAGCTTCTCGCGCCTGCAGCAGCGCATCGGCTTTACCGACCCCGACAAGGCACGCGCGGCGGGCGTGCCCGTGGTGCTTTACCTGTTCGATCTCCTCTACCTCGACGGCAGCCTGCTCGACGCACTGCCACTGCGCCGCCGCAAGGCTATCCTGCGCTCGGAACTCGCCTTCGAGGATCCCTTGCGCTTTACCTCGCACCGCAACGAGGACGGCGAGTCCTTATTCAAGGAGGCCTGCCGCAAGGGCTGGGAGGGACTGATCGCCAAGCGGGCCGATGCGCCCTACCACCACGGCCGCTCGCGCGACTGGCTCAAGTTCAAGTGCGTCAACCAACAGGAACTGGTGATCGTCGGCTTCACCGACCCGCAAGGCGAACGCCACGGCTTCGGCGCCCTGCTGCTGGGCTACTACGAGGACGACGAGCTCTGCTACGCCGGCAAGGTGGGCACCGGCTTCGACGACCAGACCCTGACCAACCTGCACGCCAAACTGACCAAGCGGGAACGCGATACCTCGCCGCTTGCCGACGGTCCCCACGAGAAATCGACCCACTGGGTCACACCCGAGCTGGTCGCCGAGGTGGGCTTCACCGAGTGGACCGGCGACGGCCGCCTGCGCCATCCGCGCTTTCTCGGCCTGCGCGACGACAAGCCGGCCACGGCGGTGCACCGCGAGCGTCCTGCCGGCTGA
- a CDS encoding bifunctional diguanylate cyclase/phosphodiesterase, which translates to MTTDRHGNPATPPHPILGWPQLAGLGAVLMALHLVARENFLLFHVLSELLRIVILGGIFVLAWHTRGWTNNGFLLTIGMAAFWIAGIELLHTLTYKGMGLTALGGVIDDPDLPTQLWVGFRLLEAAAFLLAALLTRSTVRPLVLFSGFGVASVALLGSIVTGIFPTSFVEGSGLTRFKVLAEYTAIGLFALATLLLLRHRRHFEPGVHVTLVASLLFAMLTSLAFTRYGSVFDVANEVGHYLLLISAYLIYRALLATGLVAPFALLFRTQKQHEAELEALVEERTARLVESQSLNHTFIEHSPAVIFLTDIDGRYTLVNPAFEALVGQPRQAVLGKTVFDLMPSEAAEESDRNNRAARHAGKPVIRSETIDLGNAFHLFETVHFPLLDNNGVLVGSGGIATEVTEHRQSEARYELMFRTSMDAVVLIGDDGQLIEVNDAACELSGYHCDELLELDIFQLDAGSDRAQITAQMQRIRERGSTRFETQWRRKDGTLRDIEVSVNALSEGRRGHLYFSFIRDITERKAAMERIEYLAHYDSLTDLPNRVRFEQLVPNALHHTRARHRAHLLLYLDLDNFKDINDSLGHLAGDELLREMARRLRAFPADERVICRFGGDEFLMLVEVNSDLNIAAYAQRLRAALSRPLTIDEHQIVATASLGITVFPNDGDDLATLLRNADMALHAAKDDGRNTHRVFTPAMRESATDRIMLISKLRSALANDEFELNFQPQIDLTSGRVVGAEALLRWNQPELGRISPGQFIPLAEESGLIVDIGAWVIEQAIQTAADWRSRGLGELVMAVNISALQFRHGQLAQQITSALTRNRLPGANLEVELTESTLIDDTDRLEEAIAQLKRHDVKLAIDDFGTGYSELTYLRRFAVDRLKIDQSFIRDIAESDSEALVTAVLQMAHSLGLTVIAEGVEISAQADQLIELGCDEAQGYHYGRPMTAAAFEAVLIEQLTTQA; encoded by the coding sequence ATGACGACGGATCGCCACGGCAACCCGGCCACCCCACCTCATCCGATCCTCGGCTGGCCGCAACTCGCCGGCCTCGGGGCCGTGCTGATGGCGCTGCACCTGGTCGCCCGCGAGAACTTCCTGCTCTTTCACGTGCTCAGCGAACTGCTGCGCATCGTGATCCTCGGCGGAATATTCGTCCTCGCCTGGCATACCCGGGGCTGGACGAACAACGGTTTTCTCCTGACCATTGGCATGGCCGCCTTCTGGATCGCGGGCATCGAGCTGCTGCACACCCTGACCTACAAGGGCATGGGGTTGACCGCCCTGGGCGGGGTAATCGACGACCCCGACCTGCCAACGCAGTTGTGGGTGGGATTCCGCCTGCTGGAGGCGGCCGCCTTTTTGCTCGCGGCCCTGTTGACCCGATCGACCGTCCGCCCACTCGTCCTGTTCAGCGGCTTCGGCGTGGCGAGCGTCGCCCTGCTCGGCTCGATCGTCACCGGCATTTTCCCCACCAGTTTCGTCGAGGGCTCCGGCCTGACGCGATTCAAGGTGCTGGCCGAGTACACCGCGATCGGCCTGTTCGCGCTGGCCACCCTCCTGCTCCTGCGCCATCGCCGACATTTCGAGCCCGGCGTTCACGTCACCCTGGTGGCCTCCCTGCTGTTCGCCATGCTCACCAGCCTTGCGTTTACCCGCTACGGTTCGGTCTTCGACGTGGCCAACGAGGTGGGGCATTACCTGCTGCTGATCTCGGCCTATCTGATCTACCGGGCATTGCTGGCCACCGGCCTGGTCGCCCCATTCGCCCTGCTGTTTCGCACGCAAAAGCAGCACGAGGCGGAACTCGAGGCCCTGGTCGAGGAACGCACCGCCCGGCTGGTCGAGAGCCAGTCGCTCAACCATACGTTCATCGAGCATTCCCCGGCCGTGATCTTTCTCACGGATATCGACGGGCGCTACACGCTCGTCAACCCGGCTTTCGAGGCACTCGTCGGCCAACCGCGGCAGGCCGTACTCGGCAAGACCGTCTTCGACCTGATGCCCAGCGAGGCGGCCGAGGAATCCGACCGCAACAATCGTGCGGCCCGCCACGCGGGCAAACCCGTCATCCGCAGCGAGACAATCGACCTAGGTAACGCCTTCCACCTGTTCGAGACGGTCCACTTCCCCCTGTTGGACAACAACGGCGTGCTGGTCGGTTCCGGCGGCATTGCCACCGAGGTCACCGAGCACCGGCAGAGCGAGGCACGTTACGAGTTGATGTTCCGCACGTCGATGGATGCCGTGGTGCTGATCGGTGACGACGGGCAGTTGATCGAGGTCAACGATGCCGCTTGCGAACTGTCCGGCTATCACTGCGACGAATTGCTCGAGCTGGATATCTTCCAGCTCGATGCCGGCTCGGACCGGGCGCAGATAACCGCGCAGATGCAACGCATTCGAGAGAGGGGCAGTACCCGGTTCGAAACGCAATGGCGGCGCAAGGACGGCACGCTCCGGGATATCGAGGTAAGCGTCAATGCCCTCAGCGAGGGGCGCCGGGGGCACCTCTATTTCTCGTTTATCCGCGACATTACCGAGCGCAAGGCTGCCATGGAGCGCATCGAATACCTGGCGCACTATGATTCGCTCACCGACTTGCCGAACCGGGTGCGGTTCGAGCAGCTCGTCCCGAACGCCCTGCATCACACCCGCGCCCGCCACCGGGCCCACCTCCTGCTCTACCTGGATCTCGACAATTTCAAGGACATCAACGACTCCCTTGGCCACCTGGCAGGTGACGAACTCCTGCGCGAGATGGCGCGTCGACTGAGGGCCTTTCCGGCCGATGAGCGCGTGATCTGCCGGTTTGGTGGCGACGAATTCCTCATGCTGGTCGAGGTCAATTCCGACCTGAACATCGCGGCATACGCCCAGCGACTGCGCGCCGCCCTCAGTCGCCCGCTGACCATCGACGAACACCAGATCGTGGCGACGGCCTCCCTGGGCATCACGGTCTTCCCCAACGACGGCGACGATCTGGCCACGCTGCTCAGAAATGCCGACATGGCCCTGCATGCCGCCAAGGACGACGGGCGCAACACCCACCGCGTGTTCACTCCCGCCATGCGCGAGAGCGCCACCGATCGGATCATGCTGATCAGCAAGCTGCGCTCGGCGCTGGCCAATGACGAGTTCGAGCTCAACTTCCAGCCGCAGATCGACCTGACCAGCGGCCGGGTCGTCGGCGCCGAGGCCCTACTGCGCTGGAACCAGCCCGAGCTGGGCCGAATATCGCCGGGTCAGTTCATCCCGCTGGCCGAGGAGAGCGGGCTGATCGTCGACATCGGCGCCTGGGTGATCGAGCAGGCCATCCAGACCGCCGCCGACTGGCGGTCACGTGGCCTAGGCGAGCTCGTGATGGCCGTGAACATCTCGGCGCTGCAATTCCGCCACGGTCAGCTCGCCCAGCAAATCACCTCGGCCCTGACACGCAACCGGCTGCCAGGGGCAAACCTCGAGGTGGAACTGACCGAGTCGACCCTGATCGACGACACCGATCGCCTCGAGGAGGCCATCGCCCAACTCAAGCGCCACGACGTCAAGCTTGCCATCGACGACTTCGGCACCGGCTACTCGGAGCTGACCTACCTGCGGCGCTTCGCCGTCGACCGGCTCAAGATCGACCAATCGTTCATTCGCGACATCGCCGAGAGCGACAGCGAAGCGCTGGTCACCGCCGTCCTGCAGATGGCCCACAGTTTGGGGCTGACGGTCATCGCCGAGGGGGTCGAAATCAGCGCACAGGCCGATCAACTGATCGAACTCGGCTGCGACGAGGCCCAGGGCTACCACTACGGCCGGCCGATGACCGCCGCGGCCTTCGAGGCCGTGCTGATAGAGCAGCTCACCACACAGGCCTGA
- a CDS encoding FTR1 family iron permease, translated as MFSTAIIVFREVLEAALVVAVVLAATQGLARRSRWIVGGIAAGLLGSLLVASLTQEISMAFAGVGQELFNAAILLTAVAMLAWHNIWMSRHASQLIAHLRQVGSHVSSGQLPIYFLATAVGLAVLREGSEVVLFTQGLAAGGSESLPMLWGAIVGLGAGLVLGALIYFGLVRIPTRHLFTVTGWLILLLAAGMAASAAGYLAQAGWLPVQPPLWNSSDLLSQHSVPGEVLHVLVGYQDRPTAIQLSFYLTTLVVIAVGMSLSRQRAPSINRQNASIH; from the coding sequence ATGTTCAGTACGGCAATCATCGTCTTCCGCGAAGTCCTCGAGGCCGCCCTGGTGGTCGCCGTGGTCCTGGCCGCCACGCAGGGGCTGGCCCGGCGTAGCCGCTGGATCGTCGGCGGCATTGCTGCTGGCCTGCTCGGCTCGCTGCTGGTCGCCAGCCTCACCCAGGAGATCTCGATGGCCTTTGCGGGCGTCGGCCAGGAGCTGTTCAACGCCGCCATCCTGTTGACCGCCGTGGCCATGCTCGCCTGGCACAACATCTGGATGTCGCGGCATGCCAGCCAGCTGATTGCCCATCTCCGGCAGGTGGGCAGCCATGTCAGCAGCGGCCAGCTGCCGATCTACTTCCTCGCCACCGCCGTGGGTCTCGCGGTATTGCGTGAAGGCTCGGAGGTGGTGCTGTTCACCCAGGGCCTGGCCGCCGGCGGCAGCGAGAGCTTGCCGATGCTCTGGGGCGCCATTGTCGGGCTGGGCGCCGGCCTGGTGCTGGGGGCGCTGATCTATTTCGGGCTGGTGCGCATTCCGACCCGTCACCTGTTCACCGTCACCGGCTGGCTGATCCTGCTGCTGGCCGCCGGCATGGCCGCCAGTGCGGCCGGCTACCTCGCCCAGGCCGGCTGGCTGCCGGTGCAGCCTCCACTCTGGAACAGTTCCGACCTGCTCTCGCAGCACTCGGTCCCCGGCGAGGTCCTGCACGTGCTGGTGGGCTACCAGGATCGCCCCACCGCCATCCAGCTGAGCTTCTACCTGACCACGCTGGTAGTCATCGCTGTCGGCATGTCCCTGTCGCGCCAGCGGGCGCCATCGATCAACCGCCAGAACGCATCAATCCACTGA
- a CDS encoding cupredoxin domain-containing protein produces the protein MARIAHLVAIAALLTVGTAQAKTQTFDLTITDHHFQPEAVTIPAGEKVKLMVHNQDATPEEFESYELNREKIIPGHSQAVIFIGPLDAGEYPFFGEFNQATAQGRVIAE, from the coding sequence ATGGCACGCATTGCCCATTTAGTCGCCATCGCCGCCCTGCTCACCGTCGGGACCGCGCAGGCCAAGACCCAGACATTCGACCTGACCATCACGGATCACCACTTCCAGCCCGAGGCCGTGACCATCCCGGCCGGCGAGAAGGTCAAGCTGATGGTGCACAACCAGGACGCCACCCCGGAGGAGTTCGAAAGCTACGAGCTCAACCGCGAAAAGATCATCCCCGGCCACAGCCAGGCCGTGATCTTCATCGGTCCGCTCGATGCCGGCGAATACCCGTTCTTCGGCGAGTTCAACCAGGCGACCGCCCAGGGTCGCGTGATCGCCGAGTAA
- a CDS encoding DksA/TraR family C4-type zinc finger protein, which yields MAGGWAKDGAEQAQIDDTVEDALQRVRSEIPTGESLVDCEECGEPIPEARRRAVPGVRLCVACQAERDEAQETVSPYNRRGSKDSQLR from the coding sequence ATGGCAGGCGGTTGGGCGAAAGACGGGGCCGAGCAGGCGCAGATCGACGACACGGTCGAGGATGCCCTGCAGAGGGTGCGCAGCGAGATTCCGACGGGCGAAAGCCTGGTGGACTGCGAGGAGTGCGGCGAGCCGATTCCCGAGGCGCGCCGTCGGGCCGTGCCGGGCGTGCGTTTGTGCGTGGCCTGCCAGGCCGAGCGCGACGAGGCACAGGAAACCGTGTCGCCCTACAACCGCCGCGGTTCGAAGGACAGTCAGCTTCGCTAG